The following are encoded together in the Candidatus Flexicrinis proximus genome:
- a CDS encoding ABC transporter permease produces the protein MSKYVLQRVLQAIPLLIIVTIVVFLLSKASGDPLAYLAQDPRVTEADRHLQREKYGLNDPIPVQFVTWLVGDDWRLRDLNGDGEGETAGTQMGIIRGDFGESIRYKRPVLQVFGQYLPNTLILMFSQYAVTIVFALTIGIFAALRQYSFADNFITSISFILHSMPVFLLALLLVQILSVQCRPLMTSLGIDPGACLPVQGMYDTRGDRSFDELLRHLVLPVASLASISIAGYSRFIRASMLEVINSDYIRTARAKGLPERRVTFLHALKNASLPLVTIVALDIPFLLGGAVITETIFSWPGMGRVFIEAVGFPDPPLLVAFVIMTAVAVVIFQLFADLLYSWLDPRIRFG, from the coding sequence ATGAGCAAATACGTGCTTCAGCGCGTGCTGCAAGCCATTCCGTTGCTAATTATTGTAACTATTGTCGTTTTCTTGTTGAGTAAAGCCTCTGGCGACCCGCTGGCCTATCTCGCTCAGGACCCGCGCGTGACCGAAGCCGACCGCCACCTCCAGCGCGAGAAGTATGGGCTCAATGACCCCATTCCGGTCCAGTTTGTCACCTGGCTCGTCGGCGACGACTGGCGCCTGCGTGACCTGAACGGCGACGGCGAAGGCGAAACGGCCGGCACGCAGATGGGCATCATCCGCGGCGACTTCGGCGAATCGATCCGCTATAAGCGCCCGGTGCTTCAGGTGTTCGGCCAATACCTGCCCAACACGCTGATCCTGATGTTCTCGCAGTATGCCGTCACCATCGTCTTCGCGCTGACCATCGGCATCTTTGCGGCGCTTCGCCAGTATTCATTCGCCGATAATTTCATCACCTCTATTTCGTTTATCCTCCACTCGATGCCGGTCTTTCTGCTCGCCCTCCTGCTCGTGCAGATCCTCTCGGTGCAGTGTCGCCCCCTCATGACCAGTCTCGGCATCGACCCTGGCGCCTGTCTCCCCGTCCAGGGCATGTACGATACCCGCGGCGACCGCTCCTTTGATGAGCTTCTGCGCCACCTGGTCCTGCCCGTCGCCAGCCTGGCCTCGATCAGCATCGCCGGCTACAGCCGCTTTATCCGCGCGTCCATGCTTGAAGTCATCAACAGCGACTACATCCGGACCGCCCGCGCCAAAGGCCTTCCTGAGCGCCGCGTGACCTTCCTGCACGCCCTCAAGAACGCCTCTCTCCCACTCGTCACCATCGTCGCCCTCGATATCCCCTTCCTGCTCGGCGGCGCCGTCATCACCGAGACGATCTTTAGCTGGCCCGGCATGGGCCGCGTCTTCATCGAAGCGGTCGGCTTCCCCGACCCGCCTCTGCTGGTTGCCTTCGTCATCATGACGGCTGTCGCGGTGGTGATTTTCCAGTTGTTCGCCGACTTGCTCTACAGTTGGCTCGACCCCCGCATCCGGTTCGGCTAA
- a CDS encoding ABC transporter permease yields MASTSTLKPSPNVVKLDSKHEEAESLFRITLKRFFRHRMAVIGLVILGFVLAYVTVGSLFVSEAYSNDVEVTRRFEPPSAQHIFGTDEVGRDLFARTIYGGQISLAIGIFSVAISITIGTVVGLVSGYFGGWIDSILMRIVEALLAIPTLVLLILLQRSLIGNTATFAVFGRQISITVVAIVLIIGGFSWLGLSRIVRSMVLSLKEQEFVLAARVVGASDFRIIFGHILPNCVAPIFVSATLGVGNAIVTETALGFLGFGVQPPTATWGNILSRAREIVDQVPWMWMAPGLLITLTVLSINFIGDGLRDALDPRSRKGS; encoded by the coding sequence ATGGCATCCACAAGCACACTCAAACCATCCCCCAATGTCGTCAAGCTTGACAGCAAACACGAAGAAGCCGAATCGCTGTTTCGTATCACGCTCAAGCGCTTCTTTCGTCATCGCATGGCGGTCATCGGCCTGGTCATCCTCGGTTTCGTCCTGGCTTACGTCACTGTTGGCTCGCTGTTTGTCTCCGAAGCCTACTCCAATGACGTCGAAGTCACCCGCCGCTTCGAGCCGCCCAGTGCCCAGCATATCTTCGGCACCGACGAAGTCGGCCGCGATCTGTTCGCCCGTACAATCTACGGCGGCCAGATTTCTCTCGCCATCGGCATCTTCTCCGTCGCCATCTCGATTACCATCGGCACGGTCGTCGGCCTCGTCTCCGGCTATTTCGGCGGCTGGATCGACTCGATCCTCATGCGCATCGTCGAAGCCCTGCTCGCCATCCCGACTCTCGTGCTGCTCATCCTGCTCCAGCGCAGCCTGATCGGCAACACCGCCACCTTCGCCGTCTTCGGACGACAAATCTCGATCACGGTCGTCGCCATCGTCCTCATCATCGGCGGCTTCAGCTGGCTCGGTCTCAGCCGCATCGTCCGCTCGATGGTCCTTTCCTTGAAAGAGCAGGAGTTCGTCCTCGCCGCCCGCGTCGTCGGCGCCAGCGATTTCCGCATCATCTTCGGCCACATCCTCCCCAACTGCGTCGCGCCGATTTTCGTCTCGGCCACCCTCGGCGTCGGCAATGCCATCGTCACCGAAACCGCTCTCGGCTTCCTCGGCTTCGGCGTCCAGCCGCCTACCGCGACCTGGGGCAACATCCTCAGCCGCGCCCGCGAGATCGTCGATCAGGTGCCCTGGATGTGGATGGCCCCCGGCCTGTTGATCACCCTCACCGTCCTCTCCATCAACTTCATCGGTGACGGCCTGCGCGACGCCCTCGACCCGCGCTCCCGCAAGGGCAGCTAA
- a CDS encoding DUF3459 domain-containing protein, with translation MSDQFKWWQKGIVYQIYPRSFQDSNADGIGDLPGIIDKLDYLNDGTENSLGVDAIWISPFYKSPMKDFGYDVADYCDIDPMFGTLDDFDRLVTEAHKRGIKIIIDWVPNHTSDQHAWFLESRSSRDNPKHDWYIWRDPKPDGSRPNNWGSIFGGPAWEWDEARQQYYYHMFVKEQPDLNWANPAVYSAMTDVLHFWLKRGVDGFRMDVVYLIHKADGMPDNPIDPNADPNLPENDIFSRQIHLYDGAQPEVHKYMRRFREITDQYGDTTIVGEIWEDDLAKWTSYYGPEDDELQLPFNFRLMQLKEWNASVVRRSVEDLEGALPEFAWPNYVLGNHDRKRPASRVGSQAQARVAQMLLLTLRGTPTLYQGDELGMEEASIPPEQWVDPWGINLGITRDGCRTPMQWDDSRYAGFSTVPPWLPVQDDSIWRNVTDMSKDPRSFFTLVRRLIHLRRATPALNVGEYRALGSAPEGVYAYIRAHGAERVLVALNFTAERQVMILPDSGTLLINTHLDRDGELTGGTLELRPDEGVVIALA, from the coding sequence ATGTCCGATCAATTCAAATGGTGGCAGAAGGGCATCGTCTACCAGATTTATCCGCGCAGCTTCCAGGACTCCAACGCCGACGGCATCGGCGACCTGCCGGGCATCATCGACAAGCTGGACTATCTCAACGACGGCACCGAAAACTCCCTCGGTGTCGATGCCATCTGGATCAGCCCGTTCTACAAGTCGCCCATGAAAGACTTCGGCTACGATGTGGCCGATTACTGCGACATCGACCCCATGTTCGGCACCCTCGACGACTTCGACCGGCTGGTAACCGAGGCGCACAAGCGCGGCATCAAGATCATCATCGACTGGGTTCCCAACCATACCAGCGACCAGCACGCCTGGTTCCTCGAATCCCGCTCCAGCCGCGACAACCCCAAACATGACTGGTATATCTGGCGCGACCCCAAACCCGATGGTTCGCGTCCCAACAACTGGGGCAGCATCTTCGGCGGCCCCGCCTGGGAATGGGACGAGGCGCGCCAGCAGTACTACTATCACATGTTCGTGAAGGAGCAGCCTGACCTCAATTGGGCCAATCCCGCCGTCTACAGCGCCATGACCGACGTCCTCCACTTCTGGCTCAAGCGCGGCGTTGATGGCTTCCGCATGGATGTCGTCTATCTCATCCACAAGGCCGACGGCATGCCCGATAACCCGATCGACCCCAACGCCGACCCCAACCTGCCCGAAAATGACATCTTCAGCCGCCAGATCCACCTGTACGACGGCGCGCAGCCCGAAGTCCACAAGTACATGCGCCGCTTCCGCGAGATCACCGACCAGTACGGCGACACCACTATCGTCGGCGAAATCTGGGAAGACGACCTCGCCAAATGGACGTCCTACTACGGCCCCGAAGACGATGAGCTTCAGCTTCCTTTCAACTTCCGCCTCATGCAGCTCAAGGAGTGGAACGCCTCGGTCGTCCGCCGCTCGGTCGAAGACCTGGAAGGCGCGCTGCCTGAATTCGCCTGGCCCAATTACGTCCTCGGCAATCACGACCGCAAGCGCCCCGCCTCCCGCGTCGGCAGTCAGGCCCAGGCGCGTGTTGCCCAGATGCTCCTGCTCACCCTGCGCGGCACGCCCACCCTCTATCAGGGCGACGAGCTCGGCATGGAAGAAGCCTCCATCCCCCCGGAGCAGTGGGTTGATCCCTGGGGCATCAACCTCGGCATCACCCGCGATGGCTGCCGCACCCCCATGCAGTGGGATGACAGCCGCTACGCCGGTTTCTCCACCGTCCCGCCGTGGCTGCCCGTCCAGGACGACTCGATCTGGCGCAATGTCACCGACATGTCCAAAGACCCGCGCTCGTTCTTCACCCTGGTGCGCCGCCTCATCCACCTGCGCCGCGCCACGCCAGCGCTCAACGTCGGCGAATACCGCGCCCTCGGCTCCGCGCCTGAAGGTGTTTACGCCTATATCCGCGCCCACGGCGCCGAGCGCGTGCTGGTTGCCCTCAACTTCACCGCCGAGCGTCAGGTCATGATCCTGCCGGACAGCGGGACGCTGCTCATCAATACCCACCTTGACCGCGACGGCGAACTGACCGGCGGCACGCTGGAGCTCCGCCCCGACGAAGGCGTCGTCATCGCCCTGGCCTAG
- a CDS encoding type II toxin-antitoxin system HicA family toxin codes for MGGKPKLPAISGAEAIAALQKIGFYVIRQKGSHIYVRRDDPYAQFSIPNHKTLYKGTIKNICRIAALTIEDFNALI; via the coding sequence GTGGGCGGCAAGCCAAAACTGCCGGCGATTTCCGGCGCCGAGGCGATCGCGGCGCTGCAGAAGATCGGTTTCTACGTGATCCGGCAGAAGGGCAGTCATATCTACGTGCGGCGCGACGACCCCTACGCGCAGTTTTCGATCCCCAACCACAAGACACTCTACAAAGGCACGATCAAGAACATCTGCCGGATCGCCGCGCTGACGATCGAAGACTTCAACGCGCTGATTTAA
- a CDS encoding SDR family oxidoreductase: MHYIVTGGAGFIGSHLAERLLNDGNTVTIVDNLLTGKSESVDRLMAKHGKLLTFANMSITDPGLPEVVAGADTIFHEAALPSVPRSIDFPLETHHHCVTGTLHVLEAARKSGVRRVVYAASSSAYGEQEGEYKREDMTPQPISPYGVAKLAGEMYCQVFTRVYGLETVCLRYFNVFGPRQDPASQYAAVIPRFITAMLRGERPTIYGDGQQSRDFTYIDNVVHGNLLASRSPDAVGQMMNLATGGQVSLLALVDKINALLGTELEPEFLPAREGDIKHSQAAVDKARDLLDFSPIVNFDEGLRRTVAFYEFLA, encoded by the coding sequence ATGCATTATATCGTCACGGGCGGCGCGGGATTTATCGGATCACATCTCGCCGAGCGGCTGCTGAACGACGGGAACACCGTCACGATTGTGGATAACCTGCTGACCGGCAAGAGCGAGTCGGTGGACCGGCTGATGGCGAAGCACGGCAAACTGCTGACGTTCGCCAACATGAGCATCACCGATCCGGGGCTGCCGGAAGTGGTGGCAGGGGCGGATACGATCTTCCACGAGGCGGCGCTGCCCAGCGTGCCGCGGAGCATCGACTTTCCGCTGGAAACGCACCACCACTGCGTGACCGGCACGCTGCATGTGCTGGAGGCGGCGCGCAAGTCGGGGGTGCGGCGGGTGGTCTACGCGGCATCGTCGTCGGCGTATGGCGAGCAGGAAGGCGAGTACAAGCGCGAGGACATGACGCCGCAGCCGATCTCGCCGTACGGGGTGGCGAAGCTGGCGGGCGAGATGTACTGCCAGGTGTTCACGCGGGTATACGGGCTGGAAACGGTGTGCCTGCGCTATTTCAACGTGTTCGGCCCGCGCCAGGACCCGGCCAGCCAGTACGCGGCGGTGATCCCGCGGTTCATCACGGCGATGCTGCGCGGCGAACGGCCGACGATTTACGGCGACGGCCAGCAAAGCCGCGATTTCACCTACATCGACAACGTGGTGCATGGCAATCTGCTGGCGTCGCGGTCACCGGATGCGGTCGGCCAGATGATGAACCTGGCAACCGGCGGGCAGGTCTCGCTGCTGGCGCTGGTGGACAAGATCAATGCGCTGCTGGGGACGGAGCTGGAGCCGGAGTTTTTGCCGGCACGGGAAGGCGACATCAAGCACAGCCAGGCCGCGGTCGATAAGGCGCGCGACCTGCTGGACTTTTCGCCGATCGTCAACTTTGACGAGGGGCTGCGGCGGACGGTCGCGTTCTACGAATTCCTTGCCTGA
- a CDS encoding undecaprenyl/decaprenyl-phosphate alpha-N-acetylglucosaminyl 1-phosphate transferase, with the protein MDVQFFPVLVMGFVTSLGLTPVARQIALRLGVVAVPNNRNIHTGRMPLMGGLAICVGIGLALVLFSPPLYLRQLGAVMAGAVFMAVLGLLDDRYNLGIRTRFIAAALAGAGVVISGISFQFTGVGLIDGVLTTFWIMAITNAVNFQDNMDGLAAGSSAISALFFLLIALSQGLVLVSLLSAAVLGSALGFLIYNFAPSSTFMGDMGALTLGFVLSIIAIKLDMVQGTPDPKWMVPLLALWLPAFDINLVVFTRIAEGRPPGQGGRDHTSHRLMSLGLSHRKVLFILYTMCVFFGAAGLALSWLASWPLALTLAALVALLYVVAAKIRINTQLKVS; encoded by the coding sequence ATGGACGTACAATTCTTCCCCGTGCTGGTGATGGGATTTGTGACGTCGCTGGGGCTGACGCCCGTGGCGAGACAGATCGCGTTACGGCTGGGGGTGGTGGCGGTCCCGAACAACCGCAATATCCATACCGGGCGGATGCCGCTGATGGGCGGGCTGGCGATCTGTGTGGGGATCGGGCTGGCGCTGGTGCTGTTCAGTCCGCCGCTGTATCTGCGCCAACTGGGTGCGGTGATGGCCGGGGCGGTGTTCATGGCGGTACTGGGGCTGCTGGACGACCGGTATAACCTGGGGATCCGCACGCGGTTCATCGCGGCGGCGCTGGCCGGGGCCGGCGTGGTGATCTCCGGCATCAGCTTCCAGTTTACGGGGGTCGGGCTGATCGACGGCGTGCTGACGACGTTCTGGATCATGGCGATCACCAACGCGGTGAATTTTCAGGACAATATGGATGGGCTGGCGGCCGGCAGCAGCGCGATCTCGGCGCTGTTTTTCCTGCTGATCGCGTTGAGTCAGGGGCTGGTACTGGTGAGCCTGCTGTCGGCGGCGGTGCTGGGGAGCGCACTAGGGTTCCTGATCTACAATTTCGCGCCGAGCAGCACGTTCATGGGCGACATGGGGGCGCTGACGCTGGGGTTCGTGCTGTCGATCATCGCGATCAAGCTGGACATGGTGCAGGGGACGCCTGACCCGAAATGGATGGTACCGCTGCTGGCGTTGTGGCTGCCGGCGTTCGACATCAACCTGGTGGTGTTCACGCGAATCGCCGAGGGGCGCCCGCCGGGGCAAGGCGGCCGCGACCATACCTCGCACCGGCTGATGAGCCTGGGATTGAGCCACCGCAAAGTGCTGTTTATCCTGTACACGATGTGCGTGTTTTTCGGGGCGGCAGGGCTGGCGCTGAGCTGGCTGGCAAGCTGGCCGCTGGCGCTGACGCTGGCGGCGCTGGTCGCGCTGCTGTACGTCGTCGCGGCAAAGATTCGTATCAACACCCAACTAAAGGTGAGCTAA
- a CDS encoding YgiT-type zinc finger protein, whose amino-acid sequence MPELARSTCPRCQIGLMRATQLPYTVIENGKLVSVPEMPARVCDVCGNRDFDREAVKRLYLMLGAARRRRRDSGTQAAERPAAPAPASERAPRRTTRTPRPKKP is encoded by the coding sequence ATGCCTGAGCTGGCCCGCTCTACTTGCCCACGCTGTCAAATCGGCTTGATGCGCGCGACGCAGCTTCCGTATACGGTGATTGAGAACGGCAAGCTGGTCAGCGTGCCGGAGATGCCGGCGCGCGTATGCGACGTGTGCGGGAACCGCGACTTCGATCGCGAGGCGGTCAAGCGCCTGTATCTGATGCTGGGGGCGGCCCGACGCCGCCGGCGCGACAGCGGAACACAGGCCGCAGAACGCCCGGCCGCCCCTGCGCCGGCCAGCGAACGTGCGCCGCGCCGCACGACGCGCACGCCCCGTCCGAAAAAGCCGTAG
- the lepB gene encoding signal peptidase I, translated as MIDSPTLRAAPAPRVGVRRPVLRRPGLRRELLNSIFFILAALIFSELAMPRSSIDGPSMQPTLFAGQHLLISRVNYLLGDPQRGDIAVFDPPNEAKEMLIKRVIGVPGDTIELRRKKVTVEGQERNDADLYINGVLTEEPYFINRPCANCNGTWTLGPDEYFMMGDNRNQSNDSRAFGVITRDRIVGKAIWRHWPLDKFGPLY; from the coding sequence ATGATCGATTCCCCTACCCTGCGCGCCGCGCCTGCGCCGCGCGTGGGAGTTCGACGGCCGGTGCTGCGACGTCCGGGCCTGCGGCGCGAGCTGCTCAACAGCATTTTCTTCATTCTGGCGGCGCTGATCTTCAGCGAACTGGCGATGCCGCGGTCGAGCATTGACGGCCCGAGCATGCAGCCGACGCTGTTCGCCGGGCAGCATCTGCTGATCAGCCGGGTCAATTACCTGCTGGGCGATCCGCAACGCGGGGACATCGCGGTGTTCGATCCGCCCAACGAGGCCAAGGAAATGCTGATCAAGCGGGTGATCGGCGTGCCGGGGGATACGATTGAACTGCGGCGAAAAAAGGTGACGGTTGAGGGGCAGGAACGCAACGACGCCGACCTGTACATCAACGGTGTCCTGACGGAAGAACCGTATTTCATCAACCGGCCGTGCGCCAACTGCAACGGGACGTGGACGCTTGGCCCGGATGAGTATTTCATGATGGGTGACAACCGGAACCAGTCGAACGATTCGCGGGCCTTCGGGGTGATCACGCGCGACCGGATTGTGGGGAAAGCGATCTGGAGGCACTGGCCGCTGGATAAGTTCGGACCGCTGTATTGA